Part of the Virgibacillus necropolis genome, TTTTTGCTTGTAAAAAATTATCGATTCGATTACCAAGAACCGGCCATAATTGCTCCATGAAAAAATCACGTGACCATCTAAAGTCAATTCCTGGTTTAACTTTTTCGGAAAATCCTGCAATTAAGCTTTTTCCCTCATGGCGAAAGTACACACCAGTTGGATCAACGGTTAATGGTAGGTCATAAGTCAAGGGTTCGGCAATATCAAACTGGATAATTTGCCTTTTTAATGGCACTACAGGGATTGGGCAGTTTATTTTCTCACTTAATAAAGGAGCCCAAGGACCAGCACAATTAATTACGATTGGTGCATGATACGTATCCCCATTGGTTAACTCCACGCCGGATACGTCTTGTTCATTTTTTAATACCGTTTCTACTGTTTCATAGATATATGTAGCACCAAGTTGTTTTGCTTTTTTAACATATCCTTGCATGACGGAATAGGGATCAAGATATCCATCTTCCGCACAATACAACCCGCCTTGCAAATCAGCTATATTTAACTCAGGTATAATGGTGAGTAACTCTTGGGGTGATAGTAATTCAGATGGAACACCATACTGACGCTGTAATTGAGATTGCTTTTGCAACTGATCAAGGTTTTCATCTTTTGCAAGAAATAAATACCCTCGTTGTTTAAAATCTATTTCAGCCTTTTCGCCATCGATGGCCATATCTTCAGGAAATGTTTTATAGTGTTGTAGACTATAACGACTAATTTGAATGTTGATTGCTGTGGTGAATAGCTGCCTGATTCCACCAGCACTTCTCGGAGTTGAGGAAAATTCATATAAATGATCTTTTTCAAAAACAGTAATTTCACCAGTATAGCCGTCTTTTAGTAAATGATAAGCCACGCTTGAACCTATGACACTGCCACCTACAATGATAAGATCTGTTTTCTTTTCCATTCATACCACCTCATTAGTTAAGTGTCTCTTAAATTATATTTAAACGTACAGTCGTTACTTAAGTCTATGGGCACTTTGTACAAAAATATTATTAATTTTATAATTATAAAAATTGTGATAATATATAAAGCAGAAAAAGGTGGGAGGTTAAGGCGATGGATGGATTCAGGCAATTTGCACAAAATACGGTGAAAGCGGTTTCGGAAATTTTATCTTTTCCAATTAGTGTAAGCGACGAACAAGGGTATATAATTGGTGATACAAATCCATCCAGAATCGGAACCATACATGCTCCATCAATTGAGGTTATCAAAGCGAACGAGGTTATCTTATTCACGGAGGAAAAGGCATCCAGTATGGACAATGTATTACCAGGGGTTGCTGTTCCCCTAAACTTTGATAACAAGACTGTTGGTGTACTTGGTATCATTGGTAATCCAAATGAGGTTGAGTCCTATGCCTATTTGGTCAAGAAATACGTAGAAATGATGTGGCAGGAAACGCTACACGTGCAAATTGAGAATTTAGAGACTATGACGCTTGAATCCTTTGTGCAATACATATTGCTAAACAAATCTGTAAACCGTAATCAGATTAATCATTATTGTAAATTGCTTACTGTAGAACCAAACCTGAAACGAATATGCATTATAGTTGATATTGGTGACTACTTATTAAAAAATGTACAATCTAATGGTGGAACTATTCCGCGTGATAGATTGAAAAAGACATTACTAAACTGCGTTGTTCGAACATTTGAAGAGAGTGATCAAACTATATGTGCCTTTTTAAATACGGAAAGAATCGTATTCCTAAAATCAATCAAGAGTGAAGATGATTTCTTGCATTTTATGAAGGGGTTCAAGGATCGATGTGAAAAGTTGCTAGAAATGTTTTGTGTCTACAAAGTAGATGATGTCAGAATTGCTTCCGGAAACATGTTTTTATCTATTGAAGACCTAAATCAATCCTATGAGCAGGCGGATTGGCTTATAAGATATGGAAAGAGGTTATCGATTACTTCTAAAATCTATTCTTATTATGACTGGGATATATTGATTGATATGCTACCACATCAATTAGATCCGAAAATGCAAAAGATAGTAGTGCGACGTTTAAAATTACTAATGACTAATGAGGCTCATGCAGAACTTAAACATGATTTTATGGTCTATTGCAACCACAATATGAACATTAGTCAAGCTGCAAAAGCCTTGTTTATCCATCGAAACACATTAATATATCGCCTGAAAAAAATTGATAACCTTACTGGACTATGTACGAGCAGATTTGAGCATTGTACACTCTTGTATTTTGTGTTGAAAGCAGAGTCGTCGTAGGTGAATTCATTCACATATAGAGGTGAAGTGAAAGAAGCTTAC contains:
- a CDS encoding CdaR family transcriptional regulator, which encodes MDGFRQFAQNTVKAVSEILSFPISVSDEQGYIIGDTNPSRIGTIHAPSIEVIKANEVILFTEEKASSMDNVLPGVAVPLNFDNKTVGVLGIIGNPNEVESYAYLVKKYVEMMWQETLHVQIENLETMTLESFVQYILLNKSVNRNQINHYCKLLTVEPNLKRICIIVDIGDYLLKNVQSNGGTIPRDRLKKTLLNCVVRTFEESDQTICAFLNTERIVFLKSIKSEDDFLHFMKGFKDRCEKLLEMFCVYKVDDVRIASGNMFLSIEDLNQSYEQADWLIRYGKRLSITSKIYSYYDWDILIDMLPHQLDPKMQKIVVRRLKLLMTNEAHAELKHDFMVYCNHNMNISQAAKALFIHRNTLIYRLKKIDNLTGLCTSRFEHCTLLYFVLKAESS
- a CDS encoding NAD(P)/FAD-dependent oxidoreductase produces the protein MEKKTDLIIVGGSVIGSSVAYHLLKDGYTGEITVFEKDHLYEFSSTPRSAGGIRQLFTTAINIQISRYSLQHYKTFPEDMAIDGEKAEIDFKQRGYLFLAKDENLDQLQKQSQLQRQYGVPSELLSPQELLTIIPELNIADLQGGLYCAEDGYLDPYSVMQGYVKKAKQLGATYIYETVETVLKNEQDVSGVELTNGDTYHAPIVINCAGPWAPLLSEKINCPIPVVPLKRQIIQFDIAEPLTYDLPLTVDPTGVYFRHEGKSLIAGFSEKVKPGIDFRWSRDFFMEQLWPVLGNRIDNFLQAKIASGWAGLYSHNTVDQNAIIGEHPNLAGYYLASGFSGHGMQQAPAVGKGLSELIRTGNYQTLDLSPLRFERFAEKELLIEGAIV